A genomic segment from Candidatus Brocadia sinica JPN1 encodes:
- a CDS encoding ComF family protein: MAIGEYIHAFLDLFYPRSCLHCNCNLNNSYELYLCEHCKRKIPYISHSCCIRCGAILGPHITPRAKEGCAACKGKYLPFNTITSVTYYDDAMKTLIHKFKYARQKFLASVLSDILITHERLKEVVPDTDVIVPVPLHWLKQMLRGFNQSELLSQGIQRHFSKPVAINNLCRIKNTASQTQLSKNQRQRNIHNAFFINHPGSFKGKKVLLVDDVLTTGVTASECSKKLKEAGAVAVHLLILATARHPE, from the coding sequence ATGGCCATAGGTGAATACATCCATGCCTTTTTAGACCTTTTTTATCCCCGATCCTGTTTGCATTGCAACTGCAATTTAAATAATTCGTATGAACTGTATCTTTGTGAGCATTGTAAAAGAAAAATCCCCTATATTAGTCATTCTTGTTGCATCCGATGCGGAGCTATCCTGGGACCCCATATCACGCCCAGGGCAAAAGAAGGTTGTGCGGCATGCAAAGGAAAATATCTCCCCTTTAACACCATTACCTCTGTTACTTATTACGACGACGCTATGAAAACATTAATCCATAAGTTTAAATACGCCAGGCAAAAATTCTTAGCCAGTGTGTTGAGCGATATTCTGATAACCCACGAAAGATTGAAAGAGGTCGTTCCGGATACTGATGTCATCGTGCCCGTGCCTCTTCATTGGTTAAAACAAATGCTTCGGGGTTTCAACCAGTCCGAGCTTTTGTCGCAGGGAATTCAGAGACATTTTTCAAAACCCGTGGCAATAAACAATCTCTGTCGTATTAAAAACACAGCGTCACAGACCCAACTTTCAAAAAATCAACGACAGAGAAATATCCACAATGCGTTTTTTATTAACCATCCTGGGTCGTTTAAGGGGAAAAAGGTGTTGCTCGTAGATGATGTATTAACCACCGGAGTAACCGCATCTGAGTGTTCAAAAAAACTAAAAGAAGCAGGCGCCGTTGCTGTTCATTTACTTATCCTGGCAACGGCGAGGCATCCTGAATAG
- the hpf gene encoding ribosome hibernation-promoting factor, HPF/YfiA family codes for MDNITIVARHLNITEAIKNYALQKANKIKKFFERILQIQITLDIGGDNGHIVEMIVSVSKGPTLVAEVSNPDMYRAIDLVVDKIEAQLKKHKGKIQSRIVRRKKPAITETEGFEGIPETE; via the coding sequence TTGGACAACATCACAATTGTTGCAAGGCATTTAAATATAACAGAAGCTATTAAAAATTATGCCCTGCAAAAAGCGAATAAAATAAAAAAGTTTTTTGAGCGGATTCTGCAGATACAGATTACCCTGGATATTGGTGGGGACAATGGTCATATTGTCGAAATGATTGTTTCAGTTTCGAAGGGACCTACGCTTGTTGCAGAGGTATCGAATCCCGATATGTATCGGGCAATTGATCTCGTGGTGGATAAGATCGAGGCCCAGCTGAAAAAGCACAAGGGTAAAATCCAATCCAGAATTGTCCGGAGAAAAAAACCTGCGATTACTGAAACGGAAGGTTTTGAAGGTATACCAGAAACAGAATGA
- a CDS encoding PTS sugar transporter subunit IIA, with product MKLTDFIVEGAIITEIKAAEKEAVIREMVCSLKDAEKINARDVENIIKSLMKREELGSTGIGKGVAVPHTKHDSVKKIMGTIARSMQGVDFNALDGEPVHLFFLLLSPNDSAGSHLAALERISTVIRDNDFRRFMREANGKEGMIEILHEVDGIQI from the coding sequence ATGAAATTAACTGATTTTATTGTGGAAGGCGCTATTATCACGGAAATAAAGGCCGCGGAAAAAGAGGCTGTAATTCGGGAGATGGTTTGCTCCCTTAAGGATGCAGAAAAAATCAATGCCAGGGATGTTGAAAATATCATTAAATCTCTCATGAAAAGGGAGGAATTGGGGAGCACCGGCATAGGGAAGGGCGTCGCTGTTCCTCATACAAAACATGATTCCGTAAAAAAGATTATGGGGACGATTGCGCGGTCAATGCAAGGCGTTGACTTTAATGCGCTGGACGGTGAACCAGTCCATCTCTTCTTTCTCCTGCTTTCCCCAAATGATTCTGCCGGGTCACATCTTGCTGCATTAGAAAGGATATCTACCGTTATAAGGGATAATGATTTCCGCCGATTTATGCGCGAGGCTAATGGCAAAGAGGGTATGATTGAAATATTGCACGAGGTCGATGGGATTCAGATTTAG
- the ptsP gene encoding phosphoenolpyruvate--protein phosphotransferase yields the protein MDIYVKNSTLLERKVKISNSNGMHARPATKFSEIANKYTSEIRIRTKSKEVDGKSIIELLTLGAENGTEIIISAKGPDAAEALDALEGLVKSKFEEEFMEIRKGIAVSPGVIIREAFMFESEGYRIPRHIIRKEEVEGEVYRLEKAIEDSKKEIHDLEQKVSENLGSEIGSIFGTHRMVLQDVRLKNEIIEKIKKTNFTPEFAVSLALRVYIRKFQDVHDSYLAERVTDIFDIERRLLRNLLGEKREELKNLAEEVVLVAHDLTPSQTASLDTEKVKGFATDVGGRTSHTAIVARALGIPAVVGLGTITTDVFGGDTVIVDGNSGIVIVRPDAETLATYQSKVKSIHVFEEKLATELKDQPSTTRDGKHISIFGNIEFPKETGLNVKYGAEGIGLYRTEFLYLGASSPPTEEEHLEAYTAVVRELKDKPVIIRTLDLGADKFDYLDDRKEGNPFLGCRSIRYCFENPSIFKIQLRAILRASVLGNVKILFPLISSLQELRRAKQIVWETMEELDKENIPFNKNIDMGIMLEVPSSVIIADTLAKECDFFSIGTNDLIQYSLAVDRNNERVAYLYCPVHPAILRLLKLAITAAEENNIPVGICGQMGSEIEYTAPLIGLGLTEFSVAPATIIPEIKKIVRSITFEKAKEIAETAYHFDDPEKTINYLRNIAIDILPEIFEGQKYP from the coding sequence ATGGATATTTACGTTAAAAATTCCACATTATTAGAGCGAAAAGTAAAAATCTCGAATTCTAACGGGATGCACGCGCGACCTGCCACCAAATTCTCGGAAATTGCAAATAAATATACTTCAGAAATCCGTATTAGAACAAAGAGTAAAGAGGTCGATGGCAAAAGCATTATTGAACTTTTAACCCTTGGCGCGGAGAACGGCACAGAAATAATCATTAGCGCAAAAGGACCTGATGCAGCAGAGGCGCTGGATGCCCTGGAGGGATTGGTTAAAAGCAAATTTGAAGAAGAATTTATGGAAATCAGAAAAGGGATCGCAGTCTCTCCGGGTGTAATTATCCGTGAGGCCTTCATGTTTGAAAGTGAAGGATACCGCATTCCCCGCCATATTATACGAAAAGAAGAGGTCGAGGGTGAAGTATACAGGCTCGAAAAGGCCATCGAAGATTCAAAAAAGGAAATACATGATTTAGAGCAGAAGGTTTCTGAAAATTTAGGTTCTGAAATCGGGTCGATCTTTGGCACCCACCGAATGGTATTACAGGATGTCCGTTTAAAAAATGAAATTATTGAAAAAATAAAGAAAACCAACTTTACACCGGAATTTGCCGTATCGCTTGCCTTGCGTGTATACATCAGAAAATTTCAGGACGTTCATGACTCTTATCTGGCAGAAAGAGTGACGGACATCTTTGATATTGAGCGGCGACTTTTAAGAAATTTGTTAGGAGAAAAGAGAGAGGAACTAAAGAATCTTGCTGAAGAAGTGGTATTGGTGGCACACGACCTTACCCCTTCTCAAACTGCTTCGCTCGACACGGAAAAAGTCAAGGGATTTGCCACTGACGTAGGCGGAAGGACCTCTCATACTGCTATCGTTGCCCGCGCCTTAGGCATACCAGCTGTTGTCGGGCTTGGCACTATCACCACAGACGTCTTTGGGGGTGATACGGTAATTGTAGACGGTAATAGTGGCATTGTTATTGTCAGGCCAGACGCAGAAACCCTGGCAACATACCAAAGCAAGGTCAAGAGCATACATGTCTTTGAAGAAAAATTAGCCACTGAGCTTAAGGATCAACCTTCAACCACGCGGGATGGCAAGCATATTTCCATTTTCGGCAATATCGAATTCCCAAAAGAAACCGGTCTGAACGTAAAATATGGCGCCGAGGGAATAGGCCTTTATAGGACGGAATTTCTCTATTTAGGCGCATCCAGTCCTCCAACAGAAGAGGAGCATCTCGAGGCATACACTGCTGTCGTGCGAGAATTAAAGGATAAGCCTGTTATCATTCGAACACTCGATCTTGGCGCCGACAAATTCGATTATTTGGATGACCGGAAGGAAGGAAACCCTTTCCTGGGATGTCGTTCCATACGTTATTGCTTCGAAAATCCATCCATATTTAAGATACAACTGAGAGCCATTTTAAGGGCTTCTGTGCTGGGTAATGTGAAAATATTATTTCCCCTCATTTCTTCTCTCCAGGAGTTGCGGCGCGCAAAGCAAATAGTTTGGGAAACTATGGAAGAATTAGATAAGGAAAATATCCCCTTTAATAAAAACATTGATATGGGAATTATGCTCGAAGTCCCTTCCTCTGTCATTATTGCAGATACCTTAGCAAAGGAATGTGATTTCTTCAGTATCGGCACCAATGACCTTATCCAATACTCTTTGGCTGTCGATAGAAATAATGAACGGGTGGCGTATCTGTATTGCCCCGTGCATCCTGCCATCTTGAGACTTTTAAAACTTGCAATAACGGCAGCAGAAGAGAATAACATCCCGGTTGGAATATGCGGGCAAATGGGAAGTGAGATTGAATATACCGCTCCCCTTATCGGGTTGGGACTTACCGAGTTTAGTGTAGCCCCAGCAACGATTATACCGGAAATAAAAAAAATTGTCCGTTCGATTACTTTTGAAAAAGCAAAAGAGATAGCAGAAACGGCTTATCACTTTGACGACCCTGAAAAAACCATTAATTATCTCAGAAATATTGCTATTGACATATTGCCGGAGATTTTTGAGGGACAAAAATATCCTTGA
- a CDS encoding TIGR03936 family radical SAM-associated protein: protein MRFHKLGDIRFISHHDLMKVFERAIRRANIPIAMSKGFNPHPKLSIPIALSVGIAGKDEVLELELPESMPPEILAERLGRQLPKGIHILSGEAMPCSPRSSVCDVLYEVVFKDPGLPTTERISEFLQQSSIIVNRTKDGYSKPFDIRPSIQEITVTPNGLILSIKMESEGMARPEEVIHSLCGNEKKGLFEITRIKVNLSSSA, encoded by the coding sequence ATTCGATTTCATAAATTAGGCGATATTCGCTTTATTTCTCATCACGATTTGATGAAGGTCTTTGAACGGGCTATTAGAAGGGCTAACATACCTATCGCGATGTCCAAGGGTTTTAACCCTCACCCGAAATTGTCTATCCCCATAGCATTGAGTGTTGGAATAGCCGGCAAAGATGAAGTTTTGGAACTAGAATTGCCTGAATCGATGCCTCCTGAGATTTTGGCCGAGCGTTTAGGTCGGCAGCTGCCAAAGGGTATTCATATTCTTTCAGGGGAGGCTATGCCATGTTCCCCAAGGAGTTCGGTTTGTGATGTATTGTATGAGGTTGTTTTTAAAGATCCGGGCCTTCCCACGACGGAAAGGATTAGCGAATTTTTACAACAATCGTCGATTATTGTAAACCGCACAAAGGATGGATATTCAAAACCTTTTGATATTCGACCTTCTATTCAGGAAATCACGGTAACGCCCAACGGGTTAATTTTGTCGATAAAAATGGAATCAGAAGGCATGGCAAGACCAGAAGAGGTAATCCATTCCTTATGTGGAAACGAGAAAAAAGGGCTCTTTGAAATTACGAGGATAAAGGTCAACCTGTCTTCTTCTGCCTAG
- a CDS encoding Rne/Rng family ribonuclease has product MDKRMLINAVEPEECRIAILENNILEELYIERSSREQIAGNIYKGRVVNIEPSIEAAFVDIGLKKNGFLHASDILIPTENGSHASDADTHARPHREFRKIRDILHQGQEVLVQVTKESIGTKGPSLTTYISLPGRYLVLMPDVPRHGVSRKIASEEERQRLKKILEGLNPPANVGFIIRTAGAQQTKKEIHKDFHYLLKLWKNIEKRSKSVSTPATIYQESDLVIRAIRDIFSPDIQEIIVDTEAVYERTRDFLRMIMPKYERHLTLYSEDKPLFHKYNIEKEIEEINCKKIRLPRGGSIVIEQTEALVAIDVNSGKFKEESDPEETAFKTNLKAAREIARQIRLRDLGGVIVIDFIDMRTESHNHAIEKVVAEALKRDKARTKMLKMSKFGTIELTRQRIRSSLRDVLFEECKLCGGTGYAKTVESLCLNAMRALKFAIHSPQIARIEIIANHEVANYLQNQKRKQMIEIEESYNKKIHIFSTTNHEYGKIDIRYFNQKDELVTI; this is encoded by the coding sequence ATGGATAAGAGGATGCTTATTAATGCAGTTGAACCTGAAGAATGCCGCATTGCCATCTTAGAAAATAATATTCTGGAAGAACTTTACATTGAAAGGAGTTCACGGGAACAAATTGCAGGCAATATTTACAAGGGAAGGGTTGTTAATATTGAACCCAGTATTGAAGCGGCTTTTGTTGATATCGGACTCAAAAAAAATGGATTTCTCCATGCATCGGACATTTTGATTCCCACCGAGAACGGGAGCCATGCATCAGATGCTGATACCCATGCCAGACCCCATCGGGAATTCCGTAAGATAAGGGATATTTTGCATCAGGGACAAGAAGTGCTGGTTCAGGTGACAAAGGAAAGTATCGGCACAAAGGGTCCTAGTCTGACAACGTATATCAGTCTGCCGGGAAGGTATCTGGTCTTGATGCCGGATGTGCCCCGCCACGGAGTTTCCAGAAAAATTGCGAGTGAAGAGGAACGGCAAAGGTTAAAAAAAATACTTGAGGGATTGAATCCTCCCGCTAATGTCGGTTTCATCATACGAACGGCAGGGGCGCAGCAGACCAAAAAAGAGATCCACAAGGACTTTCATTATCTGTTAAAACTATGGAAAAACATTGAAAAACGATCAAAAAGCGTCAGTACCCCGGCAACTATTTATCAGGAAAGTGATCTGGTAATTCGGGCTATCAGAGACATATTTTCACCTGACATACAGGAAATCATCGTAGACACGGAAGCCGTATATGAAAGAACACGTGATTTCCTTCGCATGATTATGCCCAAATATGAAAGACATTTGACCCTTTACAGTGAGGATAAGCCATTATTTCATAAATATAATATTGAAAAAGAGATTGAGGAGATAAACTGTAAAAAAATCCGCTTGCCTCGCGGGGGCTCAATCGTGATTGAACAGACTGAGGCGCTTGTTGCAATTGATGTCAATAGCGGCAAATTTAAAGAAGAAAGCGACCCGGAGGAAACGGCCTTTAAAACCAATCTCAAAGCTGCAAGGGAAATTGCGCGTCAGATACGATTAAGGGACCTGGGCGGTGTAATTGTAATTGACTTTATTGACATGAGGACGGAATCGCACAATCATGCTATTGAAAAGGTTGTTGCAGAAGCCCTGAAAAGGGACAAGGCGCGAACAAAGATGCTGAAGATGTCAAAATTTGGCACCATTGAACTTACCCGTCAAAGGATCCGGTCGAGTCTGCGGGATGTCCTTTTTGAGGAATGTAAGCTTTGCGGCGGCACCGGCTATGCCAAAACAGTTGAAAGCCTTTGTTTAAATGCCATGAGAGCCCTGAAGTTTGCTATCCATTCGCCTCAGATTGCCAGAATTGAAATCATTGCGAACCATGAGGTCGCAAATTATTTGCAAAATCAAAAAAGGAAGCAAATGATAGAAATCGAAGAGTCCTATAATAAAAAGATACATATTTTTAGCACAACGAATCACGAATACGGTAAAATAGATATTCGTTACTTCAATCAGAAAGATGAACTTGTTACCATATAA
- the rplU gene encoding 50S ribosomal protein L21, which yields MYAIVKDRGKQYKVRAGEHHLIDLKADTQIGQILEFHDVLVCSNDEGNTTFGAEANKNAKVIAEVEGIKKGVKSMTIKFRRRKESMSRRGHREKYTRIKIKEIICG from the coding sequence ATGTACGCAATAGTAAAAGACAGAGGGAAACAATACAAGGTAAGGGCCGGTGAGCATCATCTCATCGACCTGAAAGCTGATACCCAAATCGGACAAATTTTGGAATTTCATGACGTATTAGTATGTTCAAATGATGAGGGGAACACGACCTTTGGGGCTGAAGCTAATAAAAATGCAAAAGTTATTGCGGAAGTTGAAGGCATAAAAAAGGGGGTAAAATCTATGACCATAAAATTCCGCAGGAGGAAGGAATCGATGAGCAGAAGAGGGCACCGGGAAAAATATACCCGGATAAAAATTAAAGAAATCATCTGTGGGTAA
- the rpmA gene encoding 50S ribosomal protein L27, whose product MAHKKGQGSSKNGRDSNPQMRGVKRFGGQFVTAGSIIVRQCGTKFKPGMNVGIGRDDTLFSKIDGTVKFETRHRVSVYSKPN is encoded by the coding sequence ATGGCACATAAAAAGGGACAAGGTTCCTCAAAGAACGGAAGAGACAGTAATCCGCAAATGCGGGGCGTAAAAAGATTCGGCGGACAATTTGTTACTGCCGGCTCTATAATCGTCCGCCAATGTGGAACAAAGTTCAAACCTGGAATGAATGTTGGCATTGGAAGAGATGACACCCTTTTTTCCAAGATAGACGGTACGGTAAAATTTGAAACAAGACACCGTGTAAGCGTCTATTCAAAGCCCAATTAA
- the obgE gene encoding GTPase ObgE, giving the protein MFVDEAVIFVKGGSGGNGCVSFRREKYVPHGGPDGGDGGKGGDVILRVSTKIDTLLDLTSRVKHIAGSGAHGKGSTKKGKNGKDLIIDLPRGTIIKDKESGRILKDMSSGGESIVIARGGRGGRGNKHFATSTNQVPRRAEKGRPGEERWLAIELKLLADVGLIGMPNAGKSTLLARISAARPKIADYPFTTLQPQLGIVEVENYRRFVVADIPGLIEGAHKGIGLGDEFLRHIERTKLLVHLLDVSPVAGANPADAYYIVRNELRQYNPSLAEKPEIVIANKMDLLDAETGIRCIQTLEEKISKPVCPVSMVTGKNVGTMTNMIVSALNEIQASTNQPVCC; this is encoded by the coding sequence ATGTTTGTTGACGAAGCTGTTATATTTGTAAAGGGGGGTAGCGGGGGAAACGGTTGTGTAAGTTTCCGGAGGGAGAAATACGTCCCTCATGGAGGACCCGACGGCGGGGACGGAGGGAAAGGGGGAGATGTTATACTTCGCGTCAGCACGAAGATAGATACACTACTCGACCTCACCTCCCGGGTAAAACATATCGCGGGGAGCGGGGCACATGGAAAGGGTTCCACGAAAAAAGGCAAAAATGGGAAAGATCTTATTATAGACTTACCCAGAGGAACGATAATTAAAGATAAAGAAAGCGGACGTATTTTGAAAGATATGAGTAGCGGTGGGGAAAGCATTGTTATTGCACGAGGCGGAAGAGGGGGAAGAGGGAATAAACATTTTGCAACTTCCACCAATCAGGTTCCACGCCGGGCAGAAAAAGGGAGGCCGGGAGAAGAACGATGGTTGGCCATTGAACTGAAATTACTTGCGGATGTCGGACTTATTGGAATGCCCAATGCGGGAAAATCAACACTACTCGCCCGCATATCGGCTGCCAGACCTAAAATTGCCGATTATCCGTTTACCACGCTGCAACCTCAATTAGGGATCGTGGAGGTAGAGAATTACCGAAGATTCGTTGTCGCCGACATACCCGGACTCATTGAAGGGGCACATAAGGGGATAGGGCTTGGGGATGAATTCCTCCGTCATATCGAAAGGACAAAACTATTAGTCCATCTTTTGGATGTGTCTCCCGTTGCGGGTGCAAATCCTGCGGACGCATATTATATTGTCCGGAACGAATTAAGACAATACAACCCCAGCCTTGCTGAAAAACCAGAAATTGTCATTGCAAATAAAATGGATCTTTTAGATGCAGAGACTGGTATCAGGTGTATTCAAACCCTGGAAGAAAAAATATCCAAACCGGTCTGTCCTGTCTCCATGGTTACGGGCAAAAATGTCGGCACAATGACAAATATGATTGTAAGCGCATTAAATGAGATTCAGGCCAGCACAAACCAACCTGTATGTTGTTAG